The proteins below come from a single Cannabis sativa cultivar Pink pepper isolate KNU-18-1 chromosome 3, ASM2916894v1, whole genome shotgun sequence genomic window:
- the LOC115711684 gene encoding pentatricopeptide repeat-containing protein At4g31850, chloroplastic isoform X1 → MGLLSGFSSSMYCSSFSHTCALIETVATASSHRESFKGRNFANLKVCTYGDLENRLTLKRKQMVLCGFVMKISKEGEELAKEKNIVVNSSEEVIRVLKSTMDPDSAFSYFMAVAGLPYVVHTTETCNYMLQVLVTHKRVEDMATVFDFMQKKKVNRSLNTYLAIFKGLYIRGGIRQAPTALEKMRKAGFILNEYSYNKLIYFLVQSQFCREALDVYNKMVMKGMKPALRTYAALMTAFGKQRDTQTVMCLFEEIGHLGLRPDNYIFTICITVLGRAGKIDEAYDILKRMDKEGCEPDVITCTVLIDALCNAGKLDDAKLLLLKMKASNSHKPNRVTYITFLDKLSDCGDLETLKEIWDEMKADGYALDVVMFNILIGALCKAGNVDEAFDTLVVMKEKGISPDHHTYNTLIGGLLRASRLDEALKVFCNMESQGLMPNTMTYNIVISGLVKSNGLDKAIDLYYDHVGRDFFPCPRTYGPLMDGLFRLGRHDEAMFFFEEMAEYGCKPNSVIFNILMNGFGKTGDVEIVCQLFERMVKEGIKPDLKSYTALLEFLCCSGKTDDALYYFEELKQTDLSPDSFCYNHLINALGRSQRLKEALSLYTEMQSRGIVPDISTYNILIHCLGMEGLVEQAASLYKEVQRKGLEPDVFTYNALIEAYTLAGNADHAYAIYEKMIVDGCEPNEKTFAYLPTNC, encoded by the coding sequence ATGGGTCTGTTATCAGGTTTCTCTTCGAGCATGTATTGTAGTAGTTTCAGTCATACTTGTGCTTTAATTGAGACTGTAGCGACTGCTTCGAGTCATAGAGAGTCATTTAAAggaagaaactttgcaaatttAAAGGTTTGCACATATGGGGACTTGGAAAACAGATTGACATTGAAGAGGAAACAAATGGTTTTATGTGGATTTGTTATGAAAATCTCCAAAGAAGGGGAGGAACTGGCCAAGGAGAAGAATATAGTTGTGAATTCTTCAGAAGAGGTTATAAGGGTTCTTAAGTCTACAATGGACCCTGATTCtgctttttcatattttatggcTGTTGCTGGTTTACCATATGTTGTTCACACCACTGAAACTTGTAATTACATGCTTCAAGTCTTGGTGACTCATAAGAGGGTGGAGGATATGGCTACTGTTTTTGATTTCATGCAAAAGAAAAAGGTTAACCGAAGTTTGAACACTTATCTAGCTATTTTTAAAGGTCTTTATATAAGGGGTGGAATTCGGCAAGCACCAACTGCACTTGAGAAGATGAGAAAGGCTGGATTCATTCTGAATGAGTATTCATATAATAAGTTGATCTATTTTCTTGTTCAGTCACAGTTTTgtagggaggctttggatgttTACAACAAAATGGTCATGAAAGGGATGAAGCCCGCCTTGAGGACTTATGCAGCACTTATGACAGCATTTGGAAAGCAACGGGATACTCAGACTGTAATGTGTTTGTTCGAAGAGATTGGACATTTGGGATTGAGGCctgataattatatatttaccaTATGCATAACAGTTCTTGGAAGGGCTGGGAAAATTGATGAAGCTTATGATATATTGAAGAGAATGGACAAAGAAGGATGCGAGCCAGATGTTATCACTTGTACCGTTCTCATTGATGCTCTCTGTAATGCAGGTAAACTTGATGATGCAAAGTTGTTGCTTCTAAAGATGAAAGCTAGCAATAGTCACAAACCTAACCGTGTAACTTACATTACCTTTTTGGACAAATTAAGTGATTGTGGAGACTTGGAAACTTTGAAAGAAATTTGGGATGAAATGAAAGCTGATGGTTATGCTCTTGATGTAGTTATGTTCAACATTCTTATTGGCGCTTTATGCAAAGCTGGCAATGTTGATGAAGCATTTGATACTCTAGTTGTCATGAAGGAGAAAGGGATCTCGCCTGATCATCATACTTACAACACCTTGATTGGGGGACTATTAAGAGCAAGTAGATTGGATGAGGCTTTAAAAGTTTTCTGTAATATGGAGTCCCAAGGTCTCATGCCTAACACAATGACATATAATATAGTCATTTCTGGTTTAGTGAAATCAAATGGATTGGATAAGGCTATAGATTTATACTACGATCATGTAGGTCGTGATTTTTTCCCATGTCCACGCACATACGGCCCACTCATGGATGGACTTTTTAGGTTAGGTAGACACGACGAAGCAATGTTTTTCTTCGAGGAGATGGCAGAATATGGATGCAAACCTAACTCTGTGATTTTTAATATTCTTATGAATGGGTTTGGGAAAACAGGAGATGTGGAAATTGTATGTCAGTTGTTTGAAAGAATGGTTAAAGAAGGAATAAAACCAGACTTGAAGTCTTACACAGCCCTACTGGAATTTTTATGTTGTTCGGGAAAAACTGATGATGCTCTATATTACTTTGAGGAACTAAAGCAAACAGACCTTAGTCCTGATTCATTCTGTTATAACCATTTGATTAACGCGCTTGGAAGATCACAGAGGCTAAAAGAAGCTCTATCTTTGTACACAGAAATGCAGAGTAGAGGAATTGTTCCTGATATTAGCACATACAACATTCTAATACACTGTCTTGGGATGGAGGGATTGGTGGAACAAGCAGCGAGTTTATACAAAGAAGTACAACGTAAAGGTCTTGAACCTGATGTTTTCACCTACAATGCTCTCATTGAAGCCTACACCTTGGCAGGAAATGCTGACCATGCTTATGCAATTTATGAGAAAATGATAGTTGATGGCTGCGAGCCGAATGAAAAAACGTTTGCATACCTTCCTACTAATTGCTAA
- the LOC115711684 gene encoding pentatricopeptide repeat-containing protein At4g31850, chloroplastic isoform X2, whose protein sequence is MYCSSFSHTCALIETVATASSHRESFKGRNFANLKVCTYGDLENRLTLKRKQMVLCGFVMKISKEGEELAKEKNIVVNSSEEVIRVLKSTMDPDSAFSYFMAVAGLPYVVHTTETCNYMLQVLVTHKRVEDMATVFDFMQKKKVNRSLNTYLAIFKGLYIRGGIRQAPTALEKMRKAGFILNEYSYNKLIYFLVQSQFCREALDVYNKMVMKGMKPALRTYAALMTAFGKQRDTQTVMCLFEEIGHLGLRPDNYIFTICITVLGRAGKIDEAYDILKRMDKEGCEPDVITCTVLIDALCNAGKLDDAKLLLLKMKASNSHKPNRVTYITFLDKLSDCGDLETLKEIWDEMKADGYALDVVMFNILIGALCKAGNVDEAFDTLVVMKEKGISPDHHTYNTLIGGLLRASRLDEALKVFCNMESQGLMPNTMTYNIVISGLVKSNGLDKAIDLYYDHVGRDFFPCPRTYGPLMDGLFRLGRHDEAMFFFEEMAEYGCKPNSVIFNILMNGFGKTGDVEIVCQLFERMVKEGIKPDLKSYTALLEFLCCSGKTDDALYYFEELKQTDLSPDSFCYNHLINALGRSQRLKEALSLYTEMQSRGIVPDISTYNILIHCLGMEGLVEQAASLYKEVQRKGLEPDVFTYNALIEAYTLAGNADHAYAIYEKMIVDGCEPNEKTFAYLPTNC, encoded by the coding sequence ATGTATTGTAGTAGTTTCAGTCATACTTGTGCTTTAATTGAGACTGTAGCGACTGCTTCGAGTCATAGAGAGTCATTTAAAggaagaaactttgcaaatttAAAGGTTTGCACATATGGGGACTTGGAAAACAGATTGACATTGAAGAGGAAACAAATGGTTTTATGTGGATTTGTTATGAAAATCTCCAAAGAAGGGGAGGAACTGGCCAAGGAGAAGAATATAGTTGTGAATTCTTCAGAAGAGGTTATAAGGGTTCTTAAGTCTACAATGGACCCTGATTCtgctttttcatattttatggcTGTTGCTGGTTTACCATATGTTGTTCACACCACTGAAACTTGTAATTACATGCTTCAAGTCTTGGTGACTCATAAGAGGGTGGAGGATATGGCTACTGTTTTTGATTTCATGCAAAAGAAAAAGGTTAACCGAAGTTTGAACACTTATCTAGCTATTTTTAAAGGTCTTTATATAAGGGGTGGAATTCGGCAAGCACCAACTGCACTTGAGAAGATGAGAAAGGCTGGATTCATTCTGAATGAGTATTCATATAATAAGTTGATCTATTTTCTTGTTCAGTCACAGTTTTgtagggaggctttggatgttTACAACAAAATGGTCATGAAAGGGATGAAGCCCGCCTTGAGGACTTATGCAGCACTTATGACAGCATTTGGAAAGCAACGGGATACTCAGACTGTAATGTGTTTGTTCGAAGAGATTGGACATTTGGGATTGAGGCctgataattatatatttaccaTATGCATAACAGTTCTTGGAAGGGCTGGGAAAATTGATGAAGCTTATGATATATTGAAGAGAATGGACAAAGAAGGATGCGAGCCAGATGTTATCACTTGTACCGTTCTCATTGATGCTCTCTGTAATGCAGGTAAACTTGATGATGCAAAGTTGTTGCTTCTAAAGATGAAAGCTAGCAATAGTCACAAACCTAACCGTGTAACTTACATTACCTTTTTGGACAAATTAAGTGATTGTGGAGACTTGGAAACTTTGAAAGAAATTTGGGATGAAATGAAAGCTGATGGTTATGCTCTTGATGTAGTTATGTTCAACATTCTTATTGGCGCTTTATGCAAAGCTGGCAATGTTGATGAAGCATTTGATACTCTAGTTGTCATGAAGGAGAAAGGGATCTCGCCTGATCATCATACTTACAACACCTTGATTGGGGGACTATTAAGAGCAAGTAGATTGGATGAGGCTTTAAAAGTTTTCTGTAATATGGAGTCCCAAGGTCTCATGCCTAACACAATGACATATAATATAGTCATTTCTGGTTTAGTGAAATCAAATGGATTGGATAAGGCTATAGATTTATACTACGATCATGTAGGTCGTGATTTTTTCCCATGTCCACGCACATACGGCCCACTCATGGATGGACTTTTTAGGTTAGGTAGACACGACGAAGCAATGTTTTTCTTCGAGGAGATGGCAGAATATGGATGCAAACCTAACTCTGTGATTTTTAATATTCTTATGAATGGGTTTGGGAAAACAGGAGATGTGGAAATTGTATGTCAGTTGTTTGAAAGAATGGTTAAAGAAGGAATAAAACCAGACTTGAAGTCTTACACAGCCCTACTGGAATTTTTATGTTGTTCGGGAAAAACTGATGATGCTCTATATTACTTTGAGGAACTAAAGCAAACAGACCTTAGTCCTGATTCATTCTGTTATAACCATTTGATTAACGCGCTTGGAAGATCACAGAGGCTAAAAGAAGCTCTATCTTTGTACACAGAAATGCAGAGTAGAGGAATTGTTCCTGATATTAGCACATACAACATTCTAATACACTGTCTTGGGATGGAGGGATTGGTGGAACAAGCAGCGAGTTTATACAAAGAAGTACAACGTAAAGGTCTTGAACCTGATGTTTTCACCTACAATGCTCTCATTGAAGCCTACACCTTGGCAGGAAATGCTGACCATGCTTATGCAATTTATGAGAAAATGATAGTTGATGGCTGCGAGCCGAATGAAAAAACGTTTGCATACCTTCCTACTAATTGCTAA